The Ferroacidibacillus organovorans genome has a segment encoding these proteins:
- a CDS encoding LutB/LldF family L-lactate oxidation iron-sulfur protein translates to MAEQKAHGTQRDLAARSHDALQDEFLRSAVRFTVDRLRDKKKASTEPLPNWEALREEGRAIRSHTIAHLDTYLSQFAKNVRRAGGHVHFAEDAHEAVAQVLEIVRQKQARSVIKSKSMVSEEIEINHHLEAAGIDVVESDLGEYIIQLAKETPSHIIIPSIHKNREQIRDLFTADGGVDLSTDTKVLAGFARRRMRERFLQADIGMTGCNFGIAESGTVVLFTNEGNADMVVNLPKTHIVLMGMERVLPSFADLEVIANLLPRSATGQKITTYMSMVTGPRRNEEVDGAKEMHVIILDNGRSKQLGEENFQEILNCIRCGACLNVCPVYRQVGGHAYGSVYPGPIGAVLTPLLEEDGAHDDLPYASSLCGACYEACPVKIPLHEMLVKLRQRKVRAGKTTGQERSLMKGFAWIFSDHRRYRLSMKAGRVVQMAFFKNSQTEMTDGPLSAWTKSRAMPELAKTSFRERWKAIEPTLSSKPRGDNV, encoded by the coding sequence ATGGCTGAGCAAAAAGCACACGGCACACAGCGCGATCTCGCGGCGCGCTCGCACGATGCGCTGCAGGATGAATTTTTGCGCTCGGCCGTGCGCTTTACGGTCGATCGATTGCGAGACAAGAAAAAGGCGAGTACAGAACCCCTGCCAAATTGGGAAGCGTTGCGCGAAGAGGGGCGTGCCATTCGCAGTCACACCATTGCCCATTTGGATACGTACCTCAGCCAGTTTGCAAAAAATGTCCGCAGAGCGGGCGGTCATGTCCACTTTGCAGAGGATGCGCACGAGGCTGTCGCACAGGTTCTTGAGATCGTGCGCCAGAAGCAGGCTCGCTCTGTGATCAAGTCAAAGTCGATGGTCTCTGAAGAGATAGAGATCAATCACCATCTTGAGGCGGCCGGCATCGATGTTGTGGAGTCGGACCTTGGCGAATACATCATTCAACTCGCGAAGGAGACACCATCCCACATCATCATACCGTCGATCCACAAAAACCGCGAGCAGATCAGGGACCTGTTTACGGCTGACGGCGGTGTCGATCTCTCAACAGACACCAAGGTGCTGGCAGGTTTTGCGCGACGCCGCATGCGCGAACGCTTTCTTCAGGCGGATATTGGCATGACCGGTTGCAATTTTGGCATCGCCGAGTCAGGTACCGTAGTGCTCTTTACGAATGAGGGAAACGCTGACATGGTGGTGAATCTGCCGAAAACGCACATTGTCCTGATGGGGATGGAACGCGTCCTGCCATCTTTTGCAGACCTTGAGGTGATCGCAAACCTCTTGCCGCGAAGCGCGACGGGGCAAAAAATTACAACCTACATGTCGATGGTCACGGGGCCGCGTCGAAATGAAGAAGTCGACGGGGCAAAGGAAATGCATGTGATCATTCTCGACAATGGTCGCTCAAAGCAACTTGGTGAAGAAAATTTTCAAGAGATCCTCAACTGCATTCGCTGCGGCGCGTGTCTCAACGTTTGCCCCGTCTATCGACAAGTCGGCGGACACGCATACGGCTCTGTCTACCCCGGCCCGATCGGCGCAGTACTCACGCCACTGCTTGAAGAAGACGGCGCGCATGATGATCTGCCCTATGCGTCAAGTCTGTGCGGTGCGTGTTACGAGGCTTGTCCCGTCAAGATCCCGCTTCACGAAATGCTTGTAAAGTTGCGGCAGCGCAAGGTTCGCGCAGGCAAGACGACGGGGCAGGAGCGCTCACTGATGAAAGGATTTGCCTGGATCTTTTCCGATCATCGCCGCTACCGCCTCTCTATGAAAGCGGGGCGCGTCGTGCAGATGGCGTTTTTCAAAAACAGTCAGACGGAAATGACCGACGGCCCGCTCTCGGCGTGGACAAAGAGTCGTGCCATGCCGGAACTCGCAAAAACGTCCTTTCGCGAACGCTGGAAAGCAATCGAACCGACGCTATCTTCAAAACCGCGAGGTGACAATGTGTGA
- a CDS encoding (Fe-S)-binding protein, with product MRASLFITCLIDNLYPHVAESIVRILDRYDVRIDVPKTQTCCGQPAYNSGYADEARTVAATLLDAFEESEYIITGSGSCAGMIHHDYPLLFKSDARLAARAEKLKQRTYEFSQFLVNVLGVQDVGARFPHRVTYHPSCHGARLLGIKDEPETLLSRVKEIELVKLPYASDCCGFGGTFAVKMADISAAMVSEKTAHIRETSAQYLVGTDMGCLMNIDGRLQHEGSSVQVKHLAELLYDGIQLAEGAI from the coding sequence CTGCGAGCATCCCTTTTTATCACGTGTCTGATCGACAATCTCTATCCCCATGTCGCAGAATCAATCGTGCGCATCCTTGATCGCTACGACGTGCGCATCGACGTGCCCAAAACGCAAACATGTTGTGGACAACCCGCCTACAACAGTGGCTATGCCGACGAGGCGCGAACGGTAGCCGCCACGCTGCTTGACGCATTTGAAGAATCCGAGTACATCATCACCGGATCCGGTTCCTGCGCAGGAATGATCCACCATGATTATCCCCTGCTTTTTAAAAGCGACGCACGGCTTGCCGCGCGCGCAGAAAAACTCAAACAAAGAACCTATGAGTTTTCACAGTTTCTTGTGAATGTCCTTGGCGTGCAAGATGTCGGTGCGCGCTTTCCTCACCGCGTCACATATCATCCGTCGTGTCACGGCGCGCGTCTGCTCGGCATCAAAGACGAACCGGAAACGCTCCTCTCCCGGGTTAAAGAGATTGAGCTAGTCAAACTTCCCTACGCATCCGATTGTTGCGGGTTCGGCGGGACTTTCGCCGTGAAAATGGCCGATATCTCGGCGGCAATGGTCAGCGAGAAAACAGCGCATATCCGCGAAACCAGCGCACAGTACCTCGTTGGAACCGACATGGGATGCCTGATGAACATCGACGGCCGACTGCAGCATGAAGGCAGTTCCGTGCAAGTAAAGCATCTCGCCGAGTTGCTCTACGATGGCATACAACTGGCGGAAGGGGCGATTTGA
- a CDS encoding methyl-accepting chemotaxis protein — MSELAILTAQDEAALKNKKEWFELRAPEVANAFLQIVEKHPGMKSVLEQSTQQRLYQVVIDVFTALSSATQSDLKQRASRIALTHQRFKVKNAYVMVMIQAIMEFGITHLDVWGEDIVSYLRALKILENGIVTENARLLEMDVAKQIDQWMTVTETAKQQIHDIEERMNRIADNDRFVKKMYHDMMNTIPEVKQAAESIQDIAAQSNLLGLNAAIEAARAGEAGRGFGVVADEIRKLATASRGYAASASETANSLEQNVRETLSGMDVVREQLDALHISIKSVTEQIAATKQIASEIHEEVQSASNS, encoded by the coding sequence ATGAGCGAATTGGCCATACTGACTGCCCAAGATGAAGCCGCACTAAAAAACAAGAAAGAGTGGTTTGAACTTCGCGCGCCAGAAGTCGCGAACGCTTTTTTGCAGATTGTCGAAAAGCACCCCGGAATGAAGAGCGTCCTAGAGCAATCGACCCAGCAGCGACTCTATCAGGTGGTCATCGACGTGTTCACTGCGCTCAGTTCCGCCACACAGAGCGATTTAAAACAGCGCGCGTCGCGCATCGCCTTGACACACCAACGATTCAAAGTCAAAAACGCGTATGTGATGGTGATGATTCAGGCGATCATGGAGTTTGGCATCACCCATCTCGACGTGTGGGGTGAGGATATTGTCAGTTATCTCCGCGCGCTTAAAATCCTTGAAAATGGTATTGTCACAGAAAATGCGCGCCTGCTTGAAATGGACGTGGCAAAACAGATTGATCAGTGGATGACGGTCACTGAAACCGCAAAACAGCAGATCCATGATATTGAAGAACGTATGAATCGCATAGCAGACAACGATCGTTTCGTCAAAAAAATGTATCACGATATGATGAACACGATACCTGAAGTAAAGCAAGCCGCCGAATCCATTCAGGATATCGCGGCGCAATCAAACTTGCTCGGCCTCAACGCGGCGATTGAGGCGGCGCGCGCCGGTGAGGCGGGGCGCGGATTTGGCGTCGTCGCAGACGAAATCCGCAAACTTGCCACAGCGAGCCGCGGTTATGCCGCGTCCGCAAGCGAAACGGCCAACTCCCTGGAGCAAAATGTCCGCGAGACACTCAGCGGGATGGATGTGGTGCGCGAGCAACTCGACGCGCTGCATATCTCAATCAAATCTGTGACAGAACAGATTGCCGCGACAAAGCAAATCGCATCGGAGATTCACGAAGAGGTACAATCGGCGAGTAACTCGTAA
- a CDS encoding TetR/AcrR family transcriptional regulator, which yields MAKTVRDTPRRKGRPKQSEQTELTADRILSVATQLFIEHGYESVSTETVAAACGVTKAMVYYYFQSKANLFLAAMQTMMENVRVRTEQLLASDISLYDRLLTIATARLRIHTPLSLEVIMRGSEKALTDTQFRAMKEAEERLIETIASALTRAIDRGEIASCDVRLSARAYLAMVNVAKESLSTREGSLEENAKRALDLFWHGIGPPASPSPMAKDSSP from the coding sequence GTGGCCAAAACGGTACGAGATACCCCGCGCCGCAAAGGACGCCCCAAGCAATCTGAGCAGACCGAATTGACGGCCGACCGCATTTTGAGCGTCGCTACCCAACTGTTTATAGAACACGGCTACGAGTCTGTCAGCACCGAAACGGTCGCCGCCGCGTGCGGCGTGACAAAAGCGATGGTTTACTACTATTTTCAGTCGAAGGCAAACCTCTTTCTGGCGGCCATGCAGACAATGATGGAAAATGTCCGCGTGCGCACGGAACAACTGCTCGCGTCAGACATATCGCTCTATGATCGTCTGCTCACCATTGCAACGGCGCGCCTGCGAATCCATACGCCCCTCAGTCTTGAAGTGATCATGCGCGGCAGCGAAAAAGCATTGACGGATACACAATTTCGTGCGATGAAAGAAGCAGAAGAACGATTGATCGAGACGATCGCAAGCGCGCTCACACGGGCGATCGATCGCGGCGAGATCGCATCGTGTGACGTTCGTCTCTCTGCGCGCGCATATCTCGCGATGGTCAACGTGGCAAAAGAGAGCCTCTCCACACGGGAAGGTTCGCTTGAAGAAAACGCCAAGCGCGCGCTGGATTTGTTTTGGCACGGAATTGGGCCCCCTGCTTCACCGTCGCCTATGGCGAAAGACAGCAGCCCATGA
- a CDS encoding glutamine--tRNA ligase/YqeY domain fusion protein — MDRVDVTTATVAASNYIKKIIEEDLREGRISEVVTRFPPEPNGYLHIGHAKSICLNFDLADEFGGRTHLRFDDTNPLKEDEEYARAIEEDVRWLGYSWDRLCYASDYYEEMFERAKLLIRKGLAYVCELSGDEIRATRGTLTEPGTPSPFRNRSVEENLDQFERMRRGEFVDGAKVLRAKIDMASPNINLRDPILYRISHATHYRAKDAWRIYPMYDFAHPLEDAIEGVTHSICTLEFEDHRPLYDWVIRACEMPTVPRQYEFARLNMTNTVMSKRKLKALVDEGIVDGWDDPRMPTVAGLRRKGYTPGAIRAFAREVGVAKSNSVVDERMLEHFVREDLKLSAPRTMAVLRPLRVVILNYPEGQTEWLEAENNSENKELGVRQIPFGREIWIEQDDFMENPPPKYFRLTPGQEVRLKHAYFIRCEKVIYDEAGKVAEVHCTYDPETKSGSGFTGRKVKGTIHWVCASEARPASFRLFEPIFLDDDGIADESERPLNPNSLTRLEGYVEAQMVREQAASTYQFFRHGYFHEDVLLSTWSHPVYNRVVSLKSSYEV, encoded by the coding sequence ATGGATCGTGTGGACGTGACTACGGCAACTGTTGCGGCAAGCAACTATATAAAGAAGATTATTGAAGAAGATCTGCGCGAGGGACGTATTTCAGAGGTTGTCACGAGGTTTCCGCCAGAGCCAAACGGCTATTTGCACATCGGTCACGCAAAGTCGATTTGTCTCAATTTTGATTTGGCAGACGAGTTTGGCGGACGAACCCACCTGCGCTTTGACGATACCAATCCACTCAAAGAAGACGAAGAGTACGCGCGGGCGATTGAAGAGGATGTACGCTGGCTCGGCTACTCATGGGACCGGCTCTGCTACGCGTCGGATTACTACGAAGAGATGTTTGAGCGCGCAAAACTACTGATTCGCAAAGGCCTCGCCTACGTGTGCGAACTGTCTGGCGATGAAATTCGCGCGACGCGGGGTACGCTGACGGAGCCAGGGACACCGAGCCCGTTTCGGAATCGCTCTGTCGAGGAGAACCTCGATCAATTTGAGCGAATGCGCCGCGGGGAGTTTGTAGACGGTGCGAAGGTGTTGCGCGCGAAGATTGACATGGCGTCGCCAAACATCAACCTGCGCGATCCTATTCTCTACCGAATCTCACACGCGACGCACTATCGCGCAAAAGACGCGTGGCGCATCTATCCGATGTATGACTTCGCACACCCTCTGGAAGATGCGATTGAAGGCGTGACGCATTCGATTTGCACGCTTGAGTTTGAGGATCATCGCCCACTCTATGATTGGGTGATTCGCGCGTGTGAGATGCCGACGGTACCCCGTCAGTATGAATTCGCGCGCCTGAACATGACAAACACGGTGATGAGCAAACGCAAGCTCAAGGCGCTGGTCGATGAGGGGATCGTTGATGGTTGGGATGATCCACGCATGCCGACGGTTGCGGGCTTGCGTCGAAAAGGGTATACGCCAGGTGCGATCAGGGCATTCGCGCGGGAAGTTGGCGTGGCAAAGAGCAACAGCGTGGTCGATGAGCGGATGCTTGAACATTTTGTGCGGGAGGACCTGAAGCTCTCGGCGCCGCGCACGATGGCTGTTTTGCGGCCGCTTCGCGTGGTGATCCTAAATTATCCAGAGGGGCAGACCGAGTGGCTGGAGGCGGAGAATAATAGCGAGAACAAAGAGCTTGGTGTGCGCCAGATTCCGTTTGGGCGAGAGATCTGGATTGAGCAGGATGATTTCATGGAGAATCCTCCGCCAAAGTATTTTCGATTGACACCAGGCCAGGAGGTGCGCCTGAAACACGCCTATTTTATCCGGTGTGAAAAGGTCATCTACGATGAGGCGGGAAAGGTCGCCGAGGTGCACTGTACGTATGACCCGGAGACGAAGTCTGGCAGTGGTTTTACGGGGCGCAAAGTGAAGGGAACGATTCACTGGGTGTGCGCAAGCGAGGCGCGTCCGGCGTCGTTTCGCTTGTTTGAACCGATCTTTCTTGATGATGACGGGATAGCGGATGAGAGTGAGCGACCACTCAACCCAAATTCTCTGACGCGACTTGAAGGGTATGTTGAGGCGCAGATGGTGCGGGAACAGGCGGCGTCTACGTACCAGTTTTTTCGCCACGGTTATTTTCACGAAGACGTGTTGCTAAGCACATGGTCACACCCCGTGTATAACCGTGTGGTTTCATTGAAAAGTTCGTACGAGGTTTAG
- a CDS encoding 2-hydroxyacid dehydrogenase, protein MTRLKLFVTRQLPRDVCDAVPADVSLAMYEHEKQAIPREELLARVAGARGIVTMLTERIDEEVMNAAGPQLAVISTMSVGFEHIDRGAAAQRGIVVCHTPDVLTETTADLVFALLLATARQLPQAERALREGQWGTWQPFQFLGTDVHGKTIGLLGMGGIAQAVARRARGFGMRILYWSRSRKSDVEETLGVTYSDLTTLLQASDFVVPLLPGGDATRHLIDQHALSRMKRNAMLINASRGSVVDEDALLQALQTRAIAGAGLDVFAREPIALTHPLLREERVVLLPHIGSATLETRTSMARRALENALLVMRGEAPFDRV, encoded by the coding sequence GTGACGCGGTTGAAACTCTTTGTGACGCGACAGCTTCCGCGTGATGTATGCGACGCAGTTCCTGCGGACGTGTCGCTCGCGATGTATGAGCATGAGAAGCAGGCGATTCCGCGTGAGGAATTGCTTGCGCGCGTGGCCGGAGCGCGCGGCATCGTGACGATGCTCACAGAGCGCATCGACGAGGAGGTCATGAATGCGGCAGGTCCGCAGCTTGCCGTGATCTCGACGATGTCCGTGGGCTTTGAGCACATCGATCGTGGTGCTGCGGCGCAGCGCGGGATTGTCGTGTGCCACACTCCGGATGTGTTGACGGAGACGACCGCAGATCTTGTGTTTGCACTTTTGCTGGCGACGGCACGGCAGTTGCCGCAGGCGGAACGTGCGCTGCGCGAAGGGCAGTGGGGAACGTGGCAACCGTTTCAGTTTCTCGGCACGGATGTGCACGGGAAAACGATTGGACTGCTTGGTATGGGTGGAATTGCGCAGGCGGTCGCGCGTCGCGCGCGCGGATTTGGCATGCGGATCCTCTATTGGAGTCGCTCGCGCAAATCGGATGTGGAAGAGACGCTTGGCGTGACGTACAGTGATCTGACCACTCTCTTACAGGCGTCGGATTTTGTCGTGCCGCTATTGCCCGGCGGCGATGCGACGCGGCACCTGATTGATCAGCACGCGCTCTCGCGCATGAAACGAAACGCTATGCTCATCAACGCATCGCGCGGGAGTGTAGTGGATGAGGATGCGCTTTTGCAGGCGCTGCAAACGCGGGCGATTGCGGGGGCGGGTCTTGACGTATTCGCGAGAGAACCGATCGCTTTGACCCATCCGCTTTTGCGGGAGGAGCGCGTGGTACTTCTCCCGCACATCGGTTCGGCGACGCTTGAGACGCGCACAAGCATGGCGCGGCGTGCGCTTGAAAACGCTTTGCTCGTCATGAGAGGGGAGGCGCCGTTTGATCGCGTGTAA
- a CDS encoding flavin reductase family protein has translation MAIDAQTFRASLGRFASGVTVVTTAFGEGQAGLTVSAFSSVSLDPPLILVCIDKRSSAIERIDGSQAFAVHVLSESQVDLSNRFASRSEDKFAGVSVARSALGNPRLEDTLVFLDCRVSQKVDAGDHFIYIGQIEEAEIQEEKQPLVYFSGGYRSLAK, from the coding sequence TTGGCAATTGATGCACAAACATTTCGCGCCTCACTGGGGCGCTTTGCGAGTGGCGTTACGGTGGTAACCACCGCGTTTGGCGAGGGACAGGCGGGTCTGACGGTCTCCGCATTCAGTTCTGTCTCGCTCGACCCGCCGCTCATTCTTGTTTGCATTGACAAGCGGTCCTCTGCGATTGAACGGATCGACGGGAGCCAAGCGTTTGCCGTTCATGTTCTGTCGGAGTCGCAGGTTGATCTATCCAATCGCTTTGCGTCGCGCAGCGAGGACAAGTTCGCGGGAGTCAGCGTCGCGCGCAGCGCCCTTGGCAATCCCAGGCTTGAAGATACACTCGTTTTCCTTGATTGCCGCGTCTCGCAAAAAGTCGATGCGGGAGATCATTTCATTTATATCGGTCAAATTGAAGAGGCTGAGATTCAGGAGGAGAAGCAGCCACTCGTGTATTTCTCGGGAGGCTATCGCTCTCTCGCAAAATAG
- a CDS encoding M20 family metallopeptidase has protein sequence MSITMNELRTKTDPITEKVVAWRRYLHEHPEVSFQEENTSQYVYDQLCHIDGLMVTRPTKTSVMARLIGDRPGRVLAIRADMDALPILEENTFDFVSKNPGAMHACGHDGHTAMLLGTATVLAGMREHIAGEIRFLFQHAEELFPGGAQEMVDAGVLDGVDQVIGTHLWASLPCGQIAIAPGPVMAAPDTFTITIKGKGGHAAHPDQTVDSIAIGAQLVTNLQHVVSRNRDPLKPMVLSVTTFHAGTAFNVIPDSATLSGTVRTFDAALRAAAPGMMERVIRGVTEAHGASYEFKYTNGYHPVVNDPGLTAQLKAAFVEQFGDSIVSDAVPSMGGEDFSAYQQKVPGCFFFIGAGNVEKGIVYPHHHPRFTVDEDALPVGVQSFVTAVFALMD, from the coding sequence ATGTCCATTACGATGAATGAATTGCGCACGAAAACAGATCCGATCACTGAAAAAGTCGTGGCGTGGCGGCGCTATCTGCATGAGCATCCGGAAGTGTCGTTCCAGGAAGAAAACACGTCGCAATACGTTTATGATCAATTGTGCCATATCGATGGATTGATGGTGACGCGTCCCACGAAGACGAGTGTGATGGCACGTCTCATCGGTGATCGTCCAGGGCGGGTACTCGCGATTCGCGCGGATATGGATGCGCTCCCGATTCTCGAAGAAAACACGTTTGACTTTGTTTCAAAAAATCCTGGCGCAATGCACGCGTGCGGCCACGACGGGCACACCGCGATGCTTTTGGGCACGGCGACCGTGCTTGCCGGCATGCGCGAACATATCGCAGGTGAGATCCGCTTTTTGTTTCAGCATGCGGAAGAGCTTTTCCCTGGCGGCGCGCAAGAGATGGTCGATGCGGGTGTGCTTGACGGCGTTGACCAGGTGATCGGCACACACCTTTGGGCGAGTCTGCCTTGCGGCCAGATCGCGATTGCGCCAGGCCCTGTCATGGCTGCGCCCGATACGTTTACGATCACGATTAAAGGGAAGGGCGGCCATGCGGCGCATCCCGACCAGACGGTAGACAGCATCGCGATCGGCGCACAGCTCGTGACCAATCTGCAGCACGTCGTTTCGCGAAATCGCGACCCGTTAAAACCGATGGTACTCTCGGTCACCACGTTTCACGCAGGGACGGCGTTTAACGTCATCCCTGACTCTGCCACACTGTCAGGCACGGTGAGAACGTTTGACGCAGCGCTGCGTGCAGCGGCGCCTGGCATGATGGAACGGGTGATTCGCGGTGTGACTGAGGCACACGGCGCGAGTTATGAGTTCAAGTATACGAATGGCTACCATCCCGTCGTAAACGATCCGGGGCTCACCGCTCAATTGAAGGCGGCGTTTGTTGAACAGTTTGGCGATTCGATCGTTTCGGACGCCGTTCCGTCCATGGGGGGAGAAGACTTTTCGGCTTATCAGCAAAAGGTGCCGGGATGTTTCTTCTTTATTGGCGCGGGCAATGTGGAAAAAGGAATCGTCTATCCGCATCACCATCCGAGGTTCACGGTCGATGAAGACGCTCTTCCCGTAGGGGTGCAGTCGTTTGTGACAGCAGTGTTTGCGTTGATGGACTGA